Sequence from the Bdellovibrionota bacterium genome:
GAATCGATTACGTCATTCCGGCGAACGATGACGCCATCAAATCCCTGCGGCTTTTCCTTCATGCGGCGGCCGAAGCTTGTCTGGAAGGGCAGCGGGCCTTGGAGCTTCGCATTCAGCAGGAGACCCGCCATACGACGGAGTCGGAAGAACCTTCCGCGGCCAGCGGCGGCGCTTCCGGTTCGGGAAGCCGCTTTGCGATCACGGATCAAGTAAGCGAAGAGGCGGAACGTTTGGCCGCTAGTCCGACGGAATAGCCCGACGATTGAGGAGCTCGTGATGACCGTTACAGCGGATATGGTGAAAACGCTCCGGGAAAAAACCGGGGCGGGAGTGCTCGATTGCCGAAAAGCCTTGGCGGAGGTGTCGGGAGACTTGGACAAGGCGGTGGATTATCTCCGCAAGAAGGGGCTCGCCAGCGCCGCTAAAAAGTCGGGTCGCGTGACGGCCGAAGGAATGGTCACTTCATACATCCACGCCGGAGGTAAGATCGGCGTGCTCATCGAAGTCAATTGCGAAACCGACTTCGTGGCGAAGACGGAACTTTTTCAGAACTTTGTTCATGATATGGCCATGCACGTCGCCGCGGCCAACCCGACGTATGTGCGCCGAGAGGAAGTTCCGCCGGCCGTGATCGAGGCCGAACGACAGATCTATAAATCCCAGGCGCAGGAGACGAAAAAGCCGGAGGCCGTGATCGAGAAAATCGTATCCGGAAAAGTGGACAAGTACTTCGCGGACGTCTGCATGTTGGAACAGCCCTTTATCAAAGATCCCAACAGGACCGTCCAAACGGTCTTGCAGGAGTTGATCGCGAAACTGGGGGAGAACCTTTCGATCCGCCGGTTTACGAGATTTCAGCTGGGCGAAGGGATAGAGAAACGTAATGAGAACCTGGCGGAAGCTGTAGCCAAGGAACTCCACTCGTAGACGCACATGGCGAAAATTAAGTACAAACGCGTACTCCTTAAATTAAGCGGTGAAGCCCTCTGCGGCGATGAAAGTTACGGCATCGACAACACGGTTCTGAGCGGCCTGGCGGAGGAGATCCAACAGATCAATCGTCTGGGCGTTGAACTGGCCATTGTCATCGGCGGAGGGAATATTTTCCGCGGTATCGCCGGCTCCGCCAAGGGAATGGATCGGGCATCGGCCGATTACATGGGGATGCTCGCAACCGTGATGAACGCGCTGGCCTTGCAAGACGCCTTGGAATCGCGCGAGGTTTTCACCCGGGTGCTGAGTGCGATTCACATGGAAGCTCTGTGCGAACCGTACATTCGCCGAAGAGCGCGTCGGCATCTGGAAAAGGGGCGTGTCGTGATTTTCGCCGCCGGCACCGGAAACCCGTTCTTTACGACCGACACTGCGGCGTCACTGCGAGCCATGGAGATCAACGCCGACGTGATTCTTAAAGCCACACGTGTCGACGGCGTCTACGACCGGGATCCGCTGAAATTCCCGGACGCGCGAAAATTCGACCAGCTGACGTATCTCGATGTCCTCAAAAAGGGTCTCAAAGTCATGGACTCAACGGCGACATCCCTGTGTATGGACAATCACCTGCCGATCATCGTCTTCAACATGACGAAAAAAGGAAACATCCTCCGTGTCATTCAGGGAGATAGCATTGGCACCACGGTGAAAGGAGAGTGACATGTTGGACGGTGTTTCTAAGAACTCCACGGACCACATGGAGAAGGCGCTCAAGATTCTAAAAGATGAGTTTTCGAAACTTCGCACCGGCCGCGCATCGCCCGCGATTTTGGATGTCGTAAGAGTGGAATACTACGGCACGGTGACGCCGCTGAACCAAATGGCGAGCATCAATTGTCCCGAACCCCGCATGCTCGTGGTTCAGCCGTGGGATGTGAGCTCCATTTCGGCCATCGAAAAAGCCATTCAAAAGTCGGAACTCGGCCTCAACCCCCAGAACGACGGCAAAATCATCCGCCTCCCCTTCCCTCCCCTGACCGAAGAGCGCCGCAAGGATCTGGTTAAAGTCGCGCACAAAATCGGCGAGGAGTCCCGAATCGCCGTTCGAAACGTGCGCCGAAATTCCATGGAAGAAATTAAGAAGCTTGAGAAGGACAAGAAAATCAGCGAGGACGACGGCAAGCGGGGCCAGCACAAGATCCAGGAGATCACCGACCACTATATTAAGAAGGTCGACATGCTGGTGGATTCGAAGTCGAAGGAAATTCTTGAAGTTTAAGGAATTAAATACACTTCAAGGCGCCCAGATCCCCAGGCATATCGCGATCATCATGGATGGAAACGGCCGGTGGGCGAAAGCGCACCGGCTTACTCGATTTCGGGGCCATCGGCATGGCGCGGAAGCCGTGCGCCGGGCGGTGACCGCCTGTCGGGAGCTGGGTGTCGAGGTTCTTACGCTGTACGCATTCTCCGAGGAGAATTGGAACCGACCGGGGGATGAAATCAAGGCTCTTCTAAAAATTTTAAAGGAATTCCTGGTGTCGGAGCGGGAACTCCTTCAAAAGAAAGATGTTCGATTGCGGGCGATCGGTGATTTAAGCCGCCTTCCGGAAGAAATCCGCGAAATCCTCAATGAAACGTTGGAGCTGACGCGGGATCACAAGAGCATGTCCCTGGTTCTCGCTTTAAGTTACGGCGGGAGGGATGAGATCGTTCGAGCGGTCCGTTCGATCGCAATGCGAGTGGCCAAAGGTGGGGTTCGCCCGGAACAAATTAACCAGCATATGATTTCTCAGGAACTGGACACCGCGGGCCTTCCGGATCCCGATCTTCTCATTCGCACGAGCGGAGAATTTCGAACGTCTAATTTTCTTCCCTGGCAGACGATCTATACGGAATTTTACGTCACGCCCATGCTCTGGCCCGACTTCACAATCGACGAACTCTGCCGGGCCATCCTCGACTTCAACCGACGCGAGCGGAGATACGGCCGAACCAGCGAGCAGCTGATCGAGGCCCCGACAGCGCAATGGATACACGCTCAGTAGCCATCCTTGGTTCCACCGGATCGGTCGGAACGAGCACGCTCAAAGTCGTCCAGCGATATCGCGACCGGTTTCGTGTCTCCGGATTAGCCGGCGGCGACAACATTGAACTGTTGGCCGAACAGATTCGAACGATTTCGCCGGTAGTCGCATCCACGAAAACCGAAGAAGGTTTGAACCGGCTGAAAAAGTTATTGGGCCGACGATCGGAAACTCGACTTGAATACGGAACCGAAGGTGCCGAGGCGGTGGCTACCTGTCCCGGAACCGATGTCTTGATTTCCGCAATCGTCGGGGCCGCCGGACTTCGCCCTACGCTCGCTGCGGCAAGAAAGGGGATGACGATTGGACTTGCGAACAAGGAAGCGATGGTGGTCGCCGGAGCGCTGGTGAGCCGGACGGTTCAAGAATCAGGAGCGCGATTCTTGCCGGTGGACAGCGAGCACAACGCCATCTTTCAGGCGCTGGGAGGAGCACCGCGTGAAAGCGTTCGGAAATTGATATTAACGGCCTCCGGCGGACCCTTTTTCCGCCAACCCGAATTGGACCTTTCGAGCGTGAAGCCCGCACAAGCTTTGGCGCACCCCAACTGGAAAATGGGATCGAAAATCACGATCGACTCCGCGACGATGATGAATAAAGGGCTCGAGATCATCGAAGCACACTGGCTCTTCGGCCTTTCCTCCGACCGTATCGACGTTGTGGTCCATCCCCAATCGGTGATTCATTCGATGGTCGAGTTTATCGACGGGTCGATCATCGCCCAGCTGGGTGTTCCGGACATGTGCGGCCCGATCGCTTACGCCATGGCCTATCCGAACCGTCTCGATGGCGTCATGGAGTCGCTCAATCTGACGCGAACTAGGGAATTGACGTTCTTCGAACCCGATAACGAGCGTTTTCCTTCGATGGACTTGGCCCGGGAAGCTCTTCAAAAAGGGGAGACTTACCCCGCTGCCCTCAATGGCGCCAACGAGGTTACCGTGCAGGCGTTCTTGGACGAAAAAATCCGATTCACCGATATCGCGCGAATTAACCGCGAAGTGCTATTATCGTATCGGCAAACCTCCTCCAAAACGCTGGAAGATTTTATTTCGGCGGATACCTGGGGGCGACAAAAGGCCTCTGATTTAATTACAGAAAAGGGAACGAACTGATGTTTTCGAGCGCGATCTTGGCCGTCATTTTATTCGGTATCTTGGTGTTCATTCACGAACTCGGCCACTTCTTGATGGCAAAATGGGCCGGCGTATACGTGGAACGCTTCGCGCTAGGATTCGGCCCCGCTCTCATTAGGAAAAAGATCGGCGACACCGAATACGCCATTTGCGCCCTCCCCCTCGGCGGCTACGTAAAGATGCTCGGGGAGGAGGTTGAAAAGGAGGAGGGCGCGAGCCCGTCCACGGATCCACGTTCCTTTGCGGCCAAAAAACCTCTCACACGAATTGGAATCGTGGCGATGGGCCCGTTTTCAAACCTGATTCTTCCCGTCGTACTTTTTACCGGTCTTTTTATGGTTGGGATGCCCACGCCGATCTCCCAGGTCGGGCGAGTTATTCCCGGGTATCCGGCGGAAAAGGCGGGACTGCGGCCCGGAGATAAGATTACGGCGATCGAAGGTCAGTCGATTTGGAAATGGTCCGACATGACCGCCCTATTGAGTCGGCGGGCGGGCCATCCGACGAAGGTAGCCATCGAACGAGGGAACCAAACGCTCGAATTGACGGCTGTACCGATCAGCGAACAAGACGTGAACATGTACGGGGAAAAGGAAGCCGTCGGCAAAATCGGCATCGACATGTCGCCGCTGCGGCCGACCGTCGGAATTATGGATTCCCAAAGCGTAGCGGCGCGCGCGGGGCTTAAAACCGGGGACGTGATTGCGTCGGTCAACGGTCAACCGACGCGCTACTGGTGGGAACTGTCCGACGCCTTCGGGCAATCCAGGGAACCGCGGAAGCTCTCCATCGAACGATTCACGACCATCGAAAAATCCGAGAAATTGGACATTACTCTTCCCGCAAAAGGGAAGACCCTGAAAGAAGCCGGCATTGAAGAGGGCGAACTCTACGTTCGCGAGGTCATGCCCGATACCGTCGCGTCGGAGCACGGCGTAAAGGTCGGAGATCGTCTTTTTTCCCTTAACGGCGAACGTCTGAACAGCTGGTATGACTTTCAAAAAAGAATCCGTGAGAACCAGGGCGAGAAAATCACGCTGGGCATTCTCCGAAACAAACAAGAGGTGCGAATCGATCTCGTCCCCAAGGAGATCGTCCGCCAAGATGAATTGACCCGGAAAAAAGAGAAAACCCGCCAGCTGGGCGTGGTTTCAGCCTCGATCGGGGGAGAGCCGGCTACTCGAAAGGAACAATACCTCAATCCCTTCGTGGCTTTGAAACATGGAGTGGACGAAACGGTCGATTTTTCCATCACCCAGATCGCCGGTCTCGTTAAAATGGTTCGGGGACGGGTCTCGGTCGACAACCTCGGCGGGCCGATCTCGATCTTCTATCTGGCGGGCAGCTCCTACAAGGCCGGTGGATGGCTGGCTTTCGTCCGAATGATGGCCATGCTTTCCATCATGCTCGGAATTCTGAACTTCCTGCCGATTCCGCTGCTGGATGGCGGGCACCTTTTCTTTTTCATCATTGAACTGATCAAAGGGAGCCCGGTCCATGCCCGATTCCGCGATTTCGCTCAGCGTGTGGGCTTTGCGGTCATCATCGGTTTGATGGTTTTGGTGTTTTACATCGACATCAAGCGCTATTTTCTCGACCGAATTAGGGAACTCTTCAATTTCAATTGAGATGAGGGTTTTAGCCATCGATACGTCCTCCCGCTGCGGCTGCGTGGGAATTTCCGAGGATGGCGCCCCGCTGGGAGAACTCGCGCTCCTTTCCAAAGAGGCATACTCCGCCTCGCTTCTGCCCAGCATCGAATGGCTGCTGTCCCAATTGAGGCTCACCATTTCTGACATTGAAGCCTTCGGCGTTACGATGGGTCCGGGCTCATTCACGGGACTCCGCGTGGGCCTTTCTACGATTAAGGGATTGGCCTGGGCGGCGAAAAAACCGGTGACGGGTTTAACCTCGCTGGAAGTACTGGCGCACAACTTCCTCCAACCGGGAATCTTTCTCGCCCCCATGC
This genomic interval carries:
- a CDS encoding 1-deoxy-D-xylulose-5-phosphate reductoisomerase; the protein is MDTRSVAILGSTGSVGTSTLKVVQRYRDRFRVSGLAGGDNIELLAEQIRTISPVVASTKTEEGLNRLKKLLGRRSETRLEYGTEGAEAVATCPGTDVLISAIVGAAGLRPTLAAARKGMTIGLANKEAMVVAGALVSRTVQESGARFLPVDSEHNAIFQALGGAPRESVRKLILTASGGPFFRQPELDLSSVKPAQALAHPNWKMGSKITIDSATMMNKGLEIIEAHWLFGLSSDRIDVVVHPQSVIHSMVEFIDGSIIAQLGVPDMCGPIAYAMAYPNRLDGVMESLNLTRTRELTFFEPDNERFPSMDLAREALQKGETYPAALNGANEVTVQAFLDEKIRFTDIARINREVLLSYRQTSSKTLEDFISADTWGRQKASDLITEKGTN
- a CDS encoding isoprenyl transferase; translated protein: MKFKELNTLQGAQIPRHIAIIMDGNGRWAKAHRLTRFRGHRHGAEAVRRAVTACRELGVEVLTLYAFSEENWNRPGDEIKALLKILKEFLVSERELLQKKDVRLRAIGDLSRLPEEIREILNETLELTRDHKSMSLVLALSYGGRDEIVRAVRSIAMRVAKGGVRPEQINQHMISQELDTAGLPDPDLLIRTSGEFRTSNFLPWQTIYTEFYVTPMLWPDFTIDELCRAILDFNRRERRYGRTSEQLIEAPTAQWIHAQ
- the pyrH gene encoding UMP kinase; the protein is MAKIKYKRVLLKLSGEALCGDESYGIDNTVLSGLAEEIQQINRLGVELAIVIGGGNIFRGIAGSAKGMDRASADYMGMLATVMNALALQDALESREVFTRVLSAIHMEALCEPYIRRRARRHLEKGRVVIFAAGTGNPFFTTDTAASLRAMEINADVILKATRVDGVYDRDPLKFPDARKFDQLTYLDVLKKGLKVMDSTATSLCMDNHLPIIVFNMTKKGNILRVIQGDSIGTTVKGE
- the rseP gene encoding RIP metalloprotease RseP, translated to MFSSAILAVILFGILVFIHELGHFLMAKWAGVYVERFALGFGPALIRKKIGDTEYAICALPLGGYVKMLGEEVEKEEGASPSTDPRSFAAKKPLTRIGIVAMGPFSNLILPVVLFTGLFMVGMPTPISQVGRVIPGYPAEKAGLRPGDKITAIEGQSIWKWSDMTALLSRRAGHPTKVAIERGNQTLELTAVPISEQDVNMYGEKEAVGKIGIDMSPLRPTVGIMDSQSVAARAGLKTGDVIASVNGQPTRYWWELSDAFGQSREPRKLSIERFTTIEKSEKLDITLPAKGKTLKEAGIEEGELYVREVMPDTVASEHGVKVGDRLFSLNGERLNSWYDFQKRIRENQGEKITLGILRNKQEVRIDLVPKEIVRQDELTRKKEKTRQLGVVSASIGGEPATRKEQYLNPFVALKHGVDETVDFSITQIAGLVKMVRGRVSVDNLGGPISIFYLAGSSYKAGGWLAFVRMMAMLSIMLGILNFLPIPLLDGGHLFFFIIELIKGSPVHARFRDFAQRVGFAVIIGLMVLVFYIDIKRYFLDRIRELFNFN
- the tsf gene encoding translation elongation factor Ts produces the protein MTVTADMVKTLREKTGAGVLDCRKALAEVSGDLDKAVDYLRKKGLASAAKKSGRVTAEGMVTSYIHAGGKIGVLIEVNCETDFVAKTELFQNFVHDMAMHVAAANPTYVRREEVPPAVIEAERQIYKSQAQETKKPEAVIEKIVSGKVDKYFADVCMLEQPFIKDPNRTVQTVLQELIAKLGENLSIRRFTRFQLGEGIEKRNENLAEAVAKELHS
- the frr gene encoding ribosome recycling factor; translated protein: MLDGVSKNSTDHMEKALKILKDEFSKLRTGRASPAILDVVRVEYYGTVTPLNQMASINCPEPRMLVVQPWDVSSISAIEKAIQKSELGLNPQNDGKIIRLPFPPLTEERRKDLVKVAHKIGEESRIAVRNVRRNSMEEIKKLEKDKKISEDDGKRGQHKIQEITDHYIKKVDMLVDSKSKEILEV